In Cytophagales bacterium, the following are encoded in one genomic region:
- the gltB gene encoding glutamate synthase large subunit — MESNQGQGLYCEKLEHDACGVGCVVNINGRKSHKTVKDALTMLKNMEHRGATGSDPETGDGAGILIQIPHTFYKQELRELAINLPDEGEYGVGMIFFPQHYPTRDQCRKVMNNAIRKLGFQLLGYRPVPVDGNVPGHESKSVEPFVEQIFLQSKDHQLQQEDLERKLFVLSHLITNEVKKEVPAANDEFCITSLSTRTIIYKGQLKTNQVETYYHDLVNPELKSALAIVHSRFSTNTFPNWKLAQPFSHIAHNGEINTIRGNVTKMQSKEALMSSPYFTEEELSWLLPVTDAGNSDSANLNALVELLTLAGRSLPHVMMMMVPEAWQDNERMHPLRKAFYKYHAALMEPWDGPAALFFTNGKQIGATLDRNGLRPVRFCITTDKRLIMASEAGALQVKEEQILQKGRLQPGKMIMADLDEQEVLFDNEIKKAVYEGKPYFDWIKENRIKLRLMPIPDLEPKVIEPHRLLTRQISNGITEEDVKHIILPFSRTASEPLGSMGADIPLAVLSKQSQHVANYFKQYFAQVSNPPIDPIRERLVMSLFTRIGESQNILDETPEHSRQVHISQPILSRDDFYRIKALEKEGFYYQVIDATFDVDGGESLFHAVNRICEESERAISEGISVLIISNRKETDKRAPIPGLIAIGAIHHHLVDQKLRTKAGLIAECSDTWETHHFATIIGYGASAVYPYLAYDTIRNAHDEGQLDNEHPVEHYFENYIKGVGKGLLKILSKMGISTLQSYQAAQIFECVGLGEEVIAKCFKGTISRLDGLEFADLEEEVLVKHRASYAAKGALLETGGVYQWKRKGEKHLLNPKTIHLLQKSTKLKDFALFKEYTASVNDESAEIINIRDLFEFKKRRSVRLSEVEPAANILKRFATGAMSFGSISHEAHSTLAIAMNRIGAKSNSGEGGEDVARFEKKPNGDWERSAIKQAASGRFGVTIDYLNNAEELQIKIAQGAKPGEGGQLPGHKVDEWIAKVRHSTPGVGLISPPPHHDIYSIEDLKQLIYDLKNSNPDARINVKLVSEAGVGTIAAGVVKAKADVVLISGADGGTGASPLSSIRHAGLPWEIGLAEAHQTLVKNNLRSRTVVQTDGKIMTGRDLAVATLLGAEEYGISTAALIVEGCIMMRKCHLNTCPVGIATQKPELRKLFTGDPDHVVNFFEMLVEEFREIMATLGFRTVNEMVGHSDVLKLRKDIDHWKINKLDLTPILHYERAPSHVGTYRQIDQHHGLEKVLDQRMIKDLKKSSPPFELKYPIKNTDRSTGTMLSGFLTKNKVIGDPINIHFEGSAGQSFGAFLAPRLQFVLAGEANDYVAKGLSGGRIVIKPHADSKFVPHDNIIIGNVSLYGATSGEVYINGHAGERFCVRNSGAEAVVEGIGDHGCEYMTGGLAIILGRVGNNFGAGMSGGIAYVLDTDNSFDQRVNPEMIGIESLTEEDIALVKGKVEKHLELTGSPLAGQYLNDWSEIVTQFKKVMPNDLKRVLESKKLKDKVA; from the coding sequence ATGGAGAGTAACCAAGGACAAGGGCTTTACTGCGAAAAATTAGAACATGATGCCTGTGGTGTCGGCTGTGTCGTAAACATCAACGGCAGAAAATCTCACAAGACCGTCAAAGATGCCCTGACCATGTTGAAAAACATGGAACATCGAGGAGCGACTGGAAGTGATCCCGAAACTGGTGATGGTGCAGGCATCCTTATCCAGATACCTCACACTTTTTACAAACAAGAATTACGTGAGTTGGCGATTAACCTTCCCGACGAAGGTGAATATGGTGTTGGGATGATCTTTTTTCCGCAGCACTACCCTACTCGCGATCAATGTCGCAAAGTGATGAACAATGCGATCCGTAAGCTGGGTTTTCAGCTACTGGGTTATCGACCTGTACCCGTAGACGGCAATGTTCCAGGCCATGAATCCAAGTCGGTGGAGCCATTTGTGGAGCAAATCTTTCTACAAAGCAAAGATCACCAACTCCAACAAGAAGATCTGGAACGAAAGCTTTTCGTATTGAGTCACCTGATCACCAACGAAGTAAAAAAGGAAGTTCCGGCTGCTAACGATGAATTTTGCATCACCAGCTTATCGACCCGGACGATCATTTATAAAGGACAGTTGAAAACAAACCAGGTAGAAACATACTATCATGATCTGGTCAATCCGGAACTGAAATCTGCCCTGGCCATCGTTCACTCTCGTTTCTCAACCAACACTTTCCCTAACTGGAAACTGGCTCAGCCTTTCAGTCACATCGCCCACAATGGCGAGATCAATACCATCCGGGGGAATGTGACGAAGATGCAGTCCAAAGAAGCTTTGATGAGTTCTCCGTATTTCACGGAAGAAGAACTCTCCTGGCTTTTGCCCGTCACTGATGCTGGCAATTCGGATTCGGCGAATTTGAACGCACTCGTGGAATTACTAACGCTTGCTGGCCGGTCTCTACCACACGTGATGATGATGATGGTACCGGAAGCCTGGCAGGATAATGAACGCATGCACCCGTTGCGCAAAGCGTTTTACAAGTACCACGCCGCCTTGATGGAGCCCTGGGATGGTCCTGCCGCATTGTTTTTCACCAATGGTAAACAAATCGGCGCTACGCTCGATAGAAATGGCCTGCGTCCCGTAAGGTTCTGCATCACGACCGACAAGCGACTGATCATGGCATCAGAAGCGGGTGCTTTACAGGTGAAAGAAGAACAGATCTTACAGAAAGGTCGATTGCAGCCAGGTAAGATGATCATGGCTGATCTGGATGAGCAAGAAGTACTGTTCGATAATGAGATCAAGAAAGCCGTATACGAAGGCAAACCTTACTTCGACTGGATCAAAGAAAACCGGATCAAACTTCGGTTGATGCCGATTCCTGATCTGGAACCCAAAGTCATTGAGCCACATCGCTTGCTTACCCGACAGATCTCTAACGGGATCACTGAAGAAGATGTCAAGCACATCATACTTCCTTTCTCACGCACAGCCTCCGAACCACTTGGTTCTATGGGAGCAGATATTCCGTTGGCCGTTCTGTCTAAGCAAAGTCAGCATGTGGCGAACTATTTCAAGCAATACTTTGCGCAGGTAAGTAACCCTCCGATCGATCCTATTCGGGAACGTCTGGTGATGTCGCTTTTCACCCGTATTGGTGAATCACAGAACATTCTGGATGAAACGCCGGAGCACTCCCGACAAGTACACATTTCTCAGCCCATTCTTTCCAGAGACGATTTCTATCGCATCAAGGCACTGGAAAAAGAAGGGTTTTACTACCAGGTCATTGATGCTACGTTTGATGTCGATGGTGGTGAAAGTCTCTTCCATGCAGTCAATCGCATCTGTGAAGAATCGGAACGAGCCATCAGCGAGGGGATCTCGGTATTGATCATCTCCAACCGAAAAGAAACGGATAAACGTGCACCAATTCCAGGCTTGATCGCCATTGGCGCCATCCATCATCACCTGGTTGATCAGAAACTTCGTACGAAGGCAGGACTAATCGCCGAATGCAGTGATACCTGGGAAACTCACCATTTTGCGACGATCATTGGTTATGGTGCCAGCGCGGTATATCCTTATTTGGCCTACGATACCATTCGAAATGCGCATGATGAAGGTCAACTAGATAATGAACATCCGGTTGAGCATTATTTCGAGAATTACATCAAGGGCGTTGGCAAAGGCTTATTGAAGATCCTTTCTAAAATGGGGATCAGCACCTTGCAGTCTTATCAGGCGGCTCAAATTTTCGAGTGCGTTGGTTTGGGAGAAGAAGTCATTGCCAAATGCTTTAAAGGCACCATCAGTCGATTGGATGGTCTTGAATTTGCGGATCTGGAAGAAGAGGTACTGGTCAAACACCGCGCTTCATACGCAGCAAAAGGCGCATTGCTTGAGACAGGTGGCGTATATCAGTGGAAACGCAAGGGTGAAAAGCACCTGCTCAACCCCAAGACAATCCACTTGTTGCAGAAATCTACGAAGCTGAAGGATTTCGCCCTTTTCAAAGAATACACGGCCAGTGTCAACGATGAAAGCGCGGAGATCATCAATATTCGGGACCTCTTTGAGTTCAAGAAAAGAAGGTCGGTTCGGCTGAGCGAGGTAGAACCTGCCGCCAACATCCTAAAACGTTTCGCGACAGGCGCCATGTCTTTTGGTTCCATTTCACATGAAGCGCACTCCACCCTCGCCATTGCGATGAACCGTATCGGTGCAAAAAGCAACAGCGGCGAAGGCGGTGAAGATGTGGCTCGCTTCGAGAAGAAACCCAATGGCGATTGGGAACGATCCGCCATCAAGCAAGCAGCCTCCGGGCGATTTGGGGTAACCATCGATTACCTCAATAATGCCGAGGAATTGCAAATAAAAATCGCGCAGGGTGCCAAGCCCGGTGAAGGTGGCCAATTGCCCGGCCATAAGGTCGACGAATGGATCGCCAAGGTGCGTCACAGTACGCCAGGCGTTGGACTGATCTCTCCTCCTCCACACCACGACATCTATTCGATCGAGGATCTGAAGCAGTTGATCTATGACCTGAAAAACAGTAATCCTGATGCGAGGATCAATGTTAAACTTGTTTCTGAAGCAGGCGTTGGCACCATTGCTGCTGGCGTGGTAAAAGCCAAGGCAGATGTGGTACTCATCTCTGGTGCCGATGGTGGCACAGGCGCAAGTCCATTAAGCTCCATCAGACATGCAGGTCTTCCGTGGGAAATCGGCCTGGCAGAAGCACACCAGACACTGGTAAAGAACAACCTGAGAAGCCGCACGGTAGTGCAGACGGATGGTAAGATTATGACGGGCCGAGATCTGGCCGTAGCAACGTTATTGGGTGCAGAAGAGTATGGCATCAGCACCGCAGCTTTGATTGTTGAAGGCTGCATCATGATGCGTAAATGTCACTTGAACACTTGTCCGGTTGGAATTGCTACACAAAAACCAGAATTGCGAAAGCTTTTTACCGGTGATCCGGACCATGTCGTGAATTTCTTCGAGATGCTGGTAGAAGAATTCCGTGAGATCATGGCGACCCTAGGTTTCCGAACCGTGAACGAAATGGTAGGCCACTCAGATGTCTTGAAGCTGAGAAAAGACATTGATCACTGGAAGATCAACAAACTGGACCTTACACCTATCTTACACTACGAGCGGGCTCCTTCTCATGTGGGCACATATCGACAAATCGATCAGCATCATGGGTTGGAAAAAGTACTGGATCAGCGAATGATCAAAGACTTGAAAAAGTCCTCTCCTCCTTTCGAATTGAAATACCCGATCAAGAACACGGATCGATCCACCGGAACCATGCTTTCTGGCTTCCTGACCAAAAACAAGGTCATTGGCGATCCGATCAACATCCATTTCGAAGGTTCAGCTGGTCAGAGTTTTGGTGCATTCCTGGCTCCTCGATTGCAATTTGTATTGGCCGGTGAAGCCAACGATTATGTAGCGAAAGGACTATCTGGAGGCCGGATCGTGATCAAGCCACATGCTGATTCGAAATTCGTACCGCATGACAACATCATCATTGGTAACGTCTCACTGTATGGCGCGACCTCCGGTGAAGTTTACATCAATGGTCACGCGGGAGAACGTTTTTGTGTTCGAAATTCCGGTGCTGAGGCGGTCGTAGAAGGCATTGGCGATCATGGTTGTGAATACATGACGGGTGGCCTGGCCATCATACTGGGTCGCGTAGGCAACAACTTCGGAGCAGGCATGAGTGGTGGTATTGCTTATGTGCTGGACACAGACAATTCCTTCGATCAGCGGGTCAACCCTGAAATGATTGGAATTGAGTCATTGACAGAAGAAGACATAGCACTGGTCAAAGGAAAGGTAGAAAAGCACCTGGAATTGACTGGAAGCCCATTAGCCGGGCAATACCTGAATGATTGGTCTGAGATTGTGACCCAATTCAAGAAGGTGATGCCAAATGACCTGAAAAGAGTATTGGAAAGTAAGAAACTGAAAGATAAAGTAGCGTAA
- a CDS encoding VOC family protein gives MRWIVCIGLLGIIHFAVGQVRVDHVIAVVNDLDSAKSVFIDKGFLIKEGRLHDNGLLNAHIKFANQSSFELITVKGTATDPLARQYQSLLTEGEGGVFLALTGHDHDSLKHLLQGMHIPFLETNGKWWRYLSFPEDSKLAHLFFIDYLFDPARMNDPTDHPNGISRIASMQMEGAKALKQFLRLLGLTGGADFNTSTGLISVIPIIQETKRPRLTGITFEGEEVPDLQVDWRK, from the coding sequence ATGAGATGGATTGTATGCATTGGTTTATTGGGGATCATTCACTTTGCAGTTGGTCAAGTAAGAGTAGATCATGTCATTGCAGTAGTAAATGACCTGGATAGTGCCAAATCAGTCTTCATCGATAAAGGATTTCTGATCAAAGAAGGCAGGTTGCATGACAATGGATTACTCAATGCGCATATCAAATTTGCGAATCAAAGTTCCTTTGAATTGATAACCGTAAAAGGTACGGCTACAGATCCATTGGCCAGGCAATACCAATCGCTATTGACCGAGGGGGAAGGAGGGGTATTTCTGGCATTAACAGGACATGATCATGATTCACTGAAGCACCTACTGCAAGGGATGCATATTCCTTTCCTGGAGACCAATGGTAAATGGTGGAGGTACCTGTCGTTTCCGGAAGACTCTAAACTGGCTCATCTCTTTTTCATCGATTACCTTTTCGATCCAGCCCGCATGAACGATCCCACTGATCATCCTAACGGGATTTCCAGGATAGCCAGCATGCAGATGGAAGGCGCAAAGGCCTTGAAGCAGTTTTTACGTTTGCTTGGGCTAACGGGGGGGGCGGATTTCAACACGTCTACAGGATTGATAAGTGTAATTCCTATCATTCAGGAAACAAAGCGTCCGAGGTTAACGGGGATCACTTTTGAAGGAGAAGAAGTACCTGACTTGCAGGTCGACTGGCGTAAGTAA
- a CDS encoding adenylate/guanylate cyclase domain-containing protein, which produces MKYSTRIRIKVVRDYVIGWTVAFLFLSIVRGVGTEELGSLQFGFTDSLLMSFTLGPMMGLISGIAQVWAEEKWYRRVPIRRLLLIRFVYGILFLGSLITIAYFTYQAFFGTDISLVTFAFDTGSGAIYFFVIVTDFVLVVIRQVSVMLGEGNLGKLLQGKFYHPREEDRIFMFLDLQSSTSHAEKLGHIQYSSLIQDCFNDLGVVMENEAEIYQYVGDEVVLTWPFDRGVKQNNAIQAFYRFKDHLNAKATDYESKYGIIPFFKAGLHGGTVTVTEIGKYKKEIAYHGDPINTAARIQGQCNALGAELLISSALMESFDQEPYLIENAGHIHLKGKEHQMELYKITKK; this is translated from the coding sequence TTGAAATATTCTACACGCATAAGGATCAAAGTAGTCCGGGATTATGTCATCGGCTGGACCGTCGCTTTCCTTTTTCTCTCTATCGTAAGAGGAGTCGGCACAGAAGAACTGGGCAGCCTCCAATTCGGATTTACCGACAGTCTCCTCATGTCCTTCACACTAGGGCCGATGATGGGCTTGATTTCCGGAATTGCGCAAGTATGGGCGGAAGAAAAGTGGTATCGGCGTGTTCCTATTCGTCGTTTATTGTTGATCAGGTTCGTTTACGGGATCTTGTTCCTGGGTTCGCTGATCACGATTGCCTACTTTACTTATCAGGCCTTTTTCGGCACGGACATCAGCCTGGTCACTTTTGCTTTTGATACCGGTAGTGGAGCTATCTATTTCTTCGTGATTGTCACAGATTTTGTACTGGTTGTGATCCGACAAGTCAGTGTCATGCTCGGTGAAGGAAACCTGGGTAAGCTACTTCAAGGTAAATTTTACCACCCCAGGGAAGAAGATCGGATTTTCATGTTCCTGGATTTGCAATCTTCCACTTCTCACGCAGAAAAACTCGGACATATTCAATACAGTTCCCTTATTCAGGATTGTTTCAATGACCTGGGAGTGGTCATGGAAAATGAGGCAGAGATCTATCAATACGTGGGTGATGAAGTGGTCCTGACCTGGCCCTTTGATCGTGGAGTTAAGCAAAACAATGCTATTCAGGCATTCTATCGATTCAAAGATCACCTGAATGCAAAAGCGACTGATTATGAATCCAAATATGGGATCATCCCCTTTTTCAAAGCCGGACTCCATGGAGGTACCGTCACTGTAACTGAAATTGGAAAATACAAAAAGGAAATTGCTTATCATGGCGACCCGATCAATACTGCTGCAAGGATTCAAGGGCAATGCAACGCTCTTGGTGCCGAATTGTTGATCTCCAGCGCACTCATGGAATCATTTGATCAGGAACCTTACTTAATCGAAAACGCAGGTCATATCCATTTAAAAGGGAAAGAACACCAAATGGAATTGTACAAAATCACGAAAAAATAA
- a CDS encoding TIR domain-containing protein, whose protein sequence is MSNRHKVFVSYHHDNDQAYRDMISKSVQIGDIDSNLKVETVRQKIRDEYLRDSTVTVVLIGKETWARKHVDWEIGASIRRFLYNSRSGLLGIFLPSHPDYAKDNVRGNLIPP, encoded by the coding sequence ATGAGTAATCGACATAAGGTTTTCGTAAGTTATCATCATGATAATGACCAGGCATATCGAGATATGATATCTAAATCCGTACAAATCGGAGATATTGATAGCAATTTGAAGGTAGAAACTGTTCGGCAAAAAATAAGAGATGAATATCTGAGAGATAGTACAGTTACTGTTGTACTAATTGGAAAAGAAACCTGGGCAAGAAAGCATGTGGATTGGGAAATCGGCGCCTCAATTCGAAGGTTTCTATATAATTCACGGTCAGGTCTTCTTGGAATATTTTTGCCGTCACATCCTGATTATGCTAAGGATAACGTCAGAGGCAACTTGATACCACCATGA
- a CDS encoding glutamate synthase subunit beta has translation MGSIDGFIKVDRKLPESRNVEERVSDYKELYVPHSDELTKEQASRCMDCGVPFCHSGCPLGNFIPDFNDAVYQEDWAKALEILLSTNNFPEFTGRICPAPCEGSCVLGINKPPVAIEHIEKSIIEKGFELGLVTPNPPTERIDKKVAIVGSGPAGLAAADQLNKSGYHVTVYERDPKPGGLLRFGIPDFKLDKSVVERRVSIMEAEGIAFVTNCHVGFDITAAELNSQHDAILLAGGSTIPRDLPIPGRDLAGIHYAMSFLTQQNKRVSDIDFQEADISAKDKHVIVIGGGDTGSDCIGTSNRHGAKSILQFELLDKPPVERAVLNPWPEWPMVLRTSSSHEEGVDRSWSIMTKEFIGEGGKITGLKTVKIEWKDSRPVEIEGTEEVHPCDLALLAIGFAHPQKEGLIEQLGVELDPRGNVNTRGYESSVKSVFAAGDMRRGQSLVVWAISEGREAARNMDLYLKKTSNLPSKELSEYQL, from the coding sequence ATGGGAAGTATTGACGGATTCATCAAAGTAGACAGAAAACTCCCCGAATCAAGGAATGTCGAGGAAAGGGTATCGGACTATAAAGAATTGTATGTTCCGCATTCCGATGAGCTGACCAAAGAGCAAGCCAGCCGGTGCATGGATTGTGGCGTTCCTTTTTGCCACAGTGGCTGTCCATTAGGCAATTTCATTCCTGATTTCAATGATGCGGTCTATCAGGAAGATTGGGCCAAGGCTTTAGAGATCTTGCTTTCGACGAATAACTTCCCGGAGTTCACGGGACGTATTTGCCCGGCTCCTTGTGAAGGTTCCTGCGTCCTTGGCATCAACAAGCCTCCGGTAGCGATTGAGCACATCGAAAAGTCGATCATCGAGAAGGGTTTTGAATTGGGTCTGGTCACTCCTAACCCACCGACAGAACGCATTGATAAGAAAGTAGCCATCGTGGGTTCAGGTCCGGCTGGATTGGCAGCAGCGGATCAGCTGAACAAATCAGGCTATCATGTGACCGTCTACGAAAGAGATCCCAAGCCCGGAGGACTCCTGCGATTTGGTATTCCGGATTTTAAACTGGACAAGTCCGTGGTGGAGCGACGTGTCTCCATCATGGAAGCAGAAGGCATTGCATTCGTGACCAATTGCCATGTTGGATTTGACATCACCGCAGCAGAATTGAACAGCCAACACGATGCGATTCTGTTGGCGGGCGGTTCTACCATACCTAGAGATCTTCCCATTCCTGGCAGAGACCTGGCAGGCATTCATTACGCCATGTCCTTCCTGACGCAGCAGAACAAGCGCGTATCAGACATTGATTTTCAAGAAGCTGATATTTCCGCCAAGGACAAGCATGTGATCGTGATTGGAGGTGGAGACACAGGAAGTGACTGTATTGGGACCTCCAATCGTCACGGCGCCAAGTCCATCTTACAATTCGAATTACTGGATAAACCTCCAGTTGAAAGAGCGGTGTTGAATCCCTGGCCTGAATGGCCGATGGTCCTAAGGACTTCCAGTTCACATGAAGAAGGTGTGGATCGATCCTGGTCCATCATGACCAAAGAATTCATCGGTGAAGGGGGTAAGATCACCGGCCTGAAGACGGTCAAGATTGAATGGAAAGACAGTCGTCCCGTAGAAATTGAAGGTACAGAAGAAGTACACCCTTGCGACCTGGCATTGCTGGCCATCGGTTTTGCGCACCCACAAAAAGAAGGTTTGATCGAGCAATTGGGTGTAGAGCTGGACCCACGTGGCAATGTCAATACCAGAGGGTATGAATCTTCCGTGAAGAGTGTATTTGCAGCTGGTGACATGCGTAGAGGTCAGTCGCTAGTTGTATGGGCTATCTCTGAAGGTCGAGAAGCTGCTCGCAACATGGACCTGTACCTGAAAAAGACCAGCAATCTCCCGTCTAAGGAGCTGAGCGAGTATCAGTTGTAG
- a CDS encoding DUF5996 family protein, which yields MQPNMNNGWPELEFEQYQETLETLHQWFQIVGKVRLKTMPWQNHSWHTTLYVSSTGFSTHGIPYEGRIFEIDFDFKRHKLLIQCSNAAPLTMDLKPRTVASFYEELMEKLNSIGVTPKLHARPNEMEPAIPFAKNTEHTDYDPEMATALWQAMLKVNGVFNQFRTEFVGKASPVHLFWGAFDLAVTRFSGHGAPEHPGGMPNMPLEVMQEAYSQEVSSAGFWPGSKDSPMPVFYAYSYPTGEGFGEQKVLPSETFYSPEMGEFFLKYEDVIKSDDPEKTLHDFLQTTYEAAVNTSNWDREKLEKS from the coding sequence ATGCAACCCAATATGAACAATGGCTGGCCTGAGCTGGAATTTGAACAGTATCAGGAAACTTTAGAAACCTTACATCAATGGTTTCAGATCGTCGGAAAAGTGCGATTGAAAACCATGCCCTGGCAAAACCATTCGTGGCACACCACGCTCTATGTGTCGTCCACTGGATTTTCTACACATGGCATCCCTTATGAAGGGCGCATTTTCGAGATAGATTTTGACTTCAAGCGGCACAAGCTGTTGATCCAGTGCTCCAATGCGGCGCCATTGACCATGGATCTGAAACCAAGAACAGTGGCTTCATTCTATGAAGAACTGATGGAGAAGCTCAACAGCATAGGAGTGACACCCAAATTACATGCGCGCCCAAATGAAATGGAACCTGCGATTCCGTTTGCAAAGAATACGGAACATACGGATTACGATCCCGAAATGGCTACTGCACTGTGGCAAGCTATGCTAAAGGTGAATGGGGTATTCAATCAGTTCCGCACAGAATTTGTGGGTAAAGCAAGTCCGGTTCATTTGTTCTGGGGCGCTTTTGATCTGGCGGTGACGCGATTCTCAGGACACGGTGCACCGGAACATCCAGGCGGAATGCCAAACATGCCCCTGGAAGTGATGCAGGAAGCATACTCACAAGAAGTGAGCAGTGCAGGATTCTGGCCAGGTTCGAAAGATTCTCCTATGCCTGTATTCTATGCCTATTCCTATCCGACAGGAGAAGGGTTCGGGGAGCAGAAAGTACTGCCTTCGGAAACTTTCTATAGCCCGGAAATGGGTGAGTTTTTCCTGAAGTATGAGGATGTGATCAAGTCTGATGATCCCGAGAAGACCTTGCATGACTTTCTGCAAACTACCTACGAAGCGGCGGTCAATACTTCGAATTGGGATAGAGAGAAATTAGAGAAAAGTTGA
- a CDS encoding DUF4249 domain-containing protein has translation MRKQRNACRVWHVWGYPLFMASLVFSCVYPYELEIFEDASALVVDATLTNETKAHLVQLTFTERLDSSRFRPVTSAAVNYLSNDARIPLREAKPGQYITDSSFAGIPGQAYQLEITLSNGQQYLSTEETLIAPVEIDSIYGRFLVVPADFNETNLDGVQIFLDSHSDATEHHNFRYEFQESYAVDVPYPSKYDHRGSVSEGNFEVFLRERPLGRCYRKRQQSRTLISTTRNLSENRISEYPLKFINEWLPDLAYDYRIGVRQYTISDDTYDFFRQLRDINESPGSLSDRQLGTLTGNIKPQEGTTLPVLGYFETAGVSEVRRTFSRHDFIDDGIQTFDWVCPLDSIWTGCTIDYELSIPFLFEREEIVDIIGEDTITRNVPYFDWGRLDGAVNGECEWVITDIRGQFAFVTWGYCGDCTWHGLYDKPEVWEDLP, from the coding sequence ATGCGGAAACAACGAAATGCCTGTAGGGTATGGCATGTATGGGGTTATCCTCTATTCATGGCATCACTTGTCTTTTCGTGCGTATATCCATACGAGCTTGAGATTTTTGAAGATGCTTCGGCGTTGGTGGTGGATGCCACACTGACCAATGAGACCAAAGCGCATCTCGTACAACTAACTTTTACCGAACGCTTGGACAGCTCACGATTCCGTCCGGTGACGTCTGCTGCAGTCAACTATCTATCCAATGACGCGCGGATCCCATTGAGAGAAGCCAAACCCGGCCAATACATCACAGATTCCAGTTTTGCCGGTATTCCCGGACAGGCGTACCAACTAGAGATCACCCTCTCGAATGGGCAACAATACTTATCAACGGAAGAAACGCTCATCGCACCTGTGGAAATAGATAGTATTTACGGCAGGTTTTTGGTTGTGCCGGCAGATTTCAATGAAACGAATCTGGATGGCGTGCAGATTTTCCTGGATTCCCATTCGGATGCTACAGAACATCACAATTTTAGGTATGAATTCCAAGAAAGTTATGCGGTAGATGTCCCCTATCCTTCGAAGTATGACCACCGAGGATCAGTCTCAGAAGGGAACTTTGAAGTATTCCTACGCGAGCGACCGTTAGGTCGGTGTTATCGCAAAAGACAACAATCCCGAACACTGATCAGCACAACTCGAAATTTAAGTGAAAACAGGATTTCCGAATATCCACTGAAATTCATCAATGAGTGGTTACCAGACCTGGCCTATGATTATCGAATTGGCGTAAGACAGTATACCATTTCCGACGATACTTACGATTTCTTTCGGCAACTTAGGGATATCAACGAATCTCCGGGGAGTCTATCAGATCGACAATTAGGTACCCTTACTGGAAATATCAAACCCCAGGAAGGAACGACTCTTCCGGTATTGGGATACTTTGAAACAGCAGGCGTTTCTGAAGTCAGGAGGACATTTAGTCGCCATGATTTCATTGATGATGGCATCCAGACGTTTGATTGGGTCTGCCCGCTCGATAGCATCTGGACCGGATGTACGATAGATTATGAACTGTCAATACCATTTCTTTTTGAACGAGAAGAAATTGTTGATATCATAGGTGAAGACACCATCACCAGAAACGTACCCTACTTTGACTGGGGTCGACTGGACGGAGCTGTAAACGGAGAATGCGAATGGGTCATTACTGATATCAGAGGACAGTTCGCCTTTGTTACCTGGGGCTACTGTGGCGACTGCACATGGCATGGACTTTACGATAAACCTGAAGTCTGGGAGGACCTCCCTTAA
- a CDS encoding sigma-70 family RNA polymerase sigma factor, translating to MSTGRKTSITSVIKSYSNRLFGFIRGRVRSEEDAEDILQDVWVSLNNVIDLGGIENIGAWLFQNARNRIVDGYRKQKEDTLDDPLSEELDALSIMPDEFPDDEFFTDLFWQELMAALDELPEKQRDVFVLNELEGLTLQEIANSKGESLKTVISRKRYAVQALRKQLQNFYEELNDL from the coding sequence ATGTCCACGGGACGAAAAACATCCATTACTTCGGTCATTAAATCCTACAGCAATCGGCTGTTTGGGTTCATTCGGGGGCGTGTGCGCTCGGAAGAGGATGCCGAGGATATTTTGCAGGATGTTTGGGTATCACTCAATAATGTGATCGACCTGGGGGGCATTGAGAATATCGGGGCGTGGCTGTTTCAAAATGCAAGGAACCGGATCGTAGACGGCTACCGAAAGCAAAAGGAAGATACATTGGATGATCCCCTATCGGAGGAACTGGATGCACTTTCGATCATGCCGGATGAATTTCCGGATGATGAATTCTTTACTGATTTATTCTGGCAAGAGTTGATGGCCGCGCTGGATGAGTTGCCTGAAAAGCAGCGAGATGTCTTTGTTTTAAATGAACTGGAAGGCCTGACGCTACAAGAAATCGCAAATAGTAAAGGAGAAAGCCTGAAAACCGTCATTTCTCGAAAGCGCTATGCCGTGCAAGCCTTGCGAAAGCAATTACAAAATTTTTATGAAGAACTTAACGACCTTTGA